The proteins below are encoded in one region of Bacteroides uniformis:
- a CDS encoding DUF3868 domain-containing protein, whose amino-acid sequence MEMKRMLYVTGLLLCTSLGGYAQEGNLIDVKVVNEEVKKQGSEVSLRMTLDLTGLRVGNQKSVCLHPAVVSADGTHEAVLAPVVVDGKTRSRVHRREKALTGASPATDNAYTVLRSGRESRVEYIAKLAYEPWMVDSRLVLRERMTGCLDCTAATEESTVKAPFIKLFTPRYVTPFVTPEREAVKVRNEVRVARLQFRQGKSDVDPRYKDNRAELETVTGSINVVKTNPDLTITGIYITGYASPEGSVAFNQKLSESRANALAEYARKDTHMDASLWHVAGMGEDWEGLRREVEKHPQLLDIDKVLRLIDECEGDKDACEKRIRESVSPDVYTRLLNEMYGPLRRNEYKIEYSVRSFNLEEAKKQIKTRPDLLSVEEIYTVAESYGKGTADYEEALRIAAATYPKNAAAVVNAACLKMEGRDVQGAIAMLEASEVKEDGRVLNALGVAYAKQKQYDRAKAVLEQAVQAGSREARTNLEQVAGVVADL is encoded by the coding sequence ATGGAAATGAAACGAATGCTATATGTCACGGGCCTGCTGCTGTGCACCTCCTTAGGAGGATATGCGCAGGAGGGCAACCTTATCGATGTGAAGGTGGTGAACGAAGAAGTGAAGAAACAAGGTAGCGAGGTGAGCCTGCGCATGACGCTGGACTTGACCGGCCTGCGTGTGGGTAATCAGAAGAGCGTGTGCCTGCATCCGGCAGTGGTCTCTGCCGACGGCACGCACGAAGCCGTGCTCGCCCCCGTAGTGGTGGACGGCAAGACGCGCAGCCGCGTGCACCGCCGCGAGAAGGCGCTGACAGGAGCCTCTCCTGCCACGGACAATGCCTACACGGTACTCCGCTCCGGGCGTGAGAGCCGGGTGGAATATATCGCCAAGCTTGCCTATGAGCCCTGGATGGTGGACAGCCGCCTAGTGCTGCGCGAGCGGATGACGGGCTGCCTGGACTGCACGGCGGCCACGGAAGAATCGACGGTAAAGGCACCTTTCATAAAGCTTTTCACCCCGCGGTATGTCACGCCTTTCGTTACACCGGAGCGTGAAGCGGTGAAGGTGCGCAACGAGGTACGCGTGGCACGCCTGCAATTCCGCCAGGGAAAGTCGGATGTGGACCCGCGCTACAAGGACAACCGCGCGGAGCTGGAAACGGTGACAGGCTCCATCAACGTGGTAAAAACCAACCCCGACCTGACCATTACGGGCATCTACATCACCGGCTACGCCTCGCCCGAAGGCTCGGTGGCTTTCAATCAGAAGCTGTCCGAATCGCGTGCAAACGCCCTGGCCGAATATGCCCGGAAAGATACCCACATGGATGCTTCTCTGTGGCACGTCGCGGGCATGGGTGAGGACTGGGAAGGCCTGCGCCGCGAAGTGGAGAAGCACCCGCAGTTGCTGGACATCGACAAGGTGCTGAGGCTTATCGACGAGTGCGAGGGCGACAAGGACGCCTGCGAGAAGCGTATCCGCGAGTCCGTATCACCGGATGTCTATACCCGCCTGCTGAACGAGATGTACGGCCCGCTGCGCCGCAACGAATACAAGATAGAGTACAGCGTGCGTAGCTTCAACCTGGAGGAGGCAAAGAAGCAGATAAAGACCCGCCCGGACCTGCTGAGCGTGGAGGAAATCTACACGGTGGCGGAGTCTTATGGCAAGGGTACTGCCGACTATGAAGAAGCGCTGCGCATAGCTGCCGCTACTTATCCCAAGAACGCCGCCGCTGTGGTGAATGCCGCCTGCCTGAAGATGGAGGGCAGAGACGTGCAGGGAGCTATCGCGATGCTGGAGGCTTCGGAGGTGAAAGAGGACGGCAGGGTGCTGAACGCGCTGGGTGTGGCGTATGCCAAGCAGAAGCAGTACGACCGTGCAAAGGCGGTGCTGGAGCAAGCAGTGCAGGCAGGAAGCCGGGAAGCACGCACCAACCTGGAGCAGGTGGCAGGCGTAGTGGCCGACTTGTAA
- a CDS encoding tyrosine-type recombinase/integrase, with the protein MNQNNLFAYMASVVSQLKEERRMGTAHVYQSTLRRVMEFEGEETLDFKDLTPAWLKSFQDHLLDSRLQWNTVSTYMRMLRAIYFRAVDDGVAPYRSRLFKGVYTGTKVTVKRAVGEETFRRLSAPVDDESLESARCLFLLLFMLRGIPFVDIAYMRRCDMHGNVIAYRRRKTGAWLTVRVEPEAMELIRRLKNPDESSPYLFPFISRPGNNEYRQYQNALRHFNYCLGRLARDMSGVEGLSSYSARHSWATIANFRSYQQELISNAMGHSSVKVTETYFKKHSDKQIQEMNRGILSYVFDGYNAWN; encoded by the coding sequence ATGAATCAAAACAATCTTTTTGCCTACATGGCATCCGTCGTTTCCCAACTGAAGGAGGAACGGCGTATGGGCACCGCCCATGTGTATCAGAGCACTTTGCGACGCGTCATGGAATTTGAAGGAGAGGAGACTCTGGATTTCAAGGACTTGACTCCTGCCTGGTTGAAGAGCTTTCAAGACCATCTGCTGGACAGCCGGTTGCAGTGGAACACCGTCTCCACCTACATGCGCATGCTCCGTGCCATTTACTTCCGCGCGGTGGACGACGGTGTTGCGCCCTATCGTTCGCGGCTTTTCAAAGGTGTATATACCGGCACCAAGGTGACGGTGAAGCGCGCGGTGGGCGAAGAGACCTTTCGCAGGCTCAGCGCTCCCGTCGATGATGAATCCCTGGAGTCGGCGCGTTGCCTTTTCCTGCTGCTGTTCATGCTTCGCGGCATCCCGTTTGTGGACATCGCCTATATGCGCCGTTGCGACATGCATGGCAATGTCATTGCCTATCGCCGCCGCAAGACGGGGGCATGGCTCACGGTGCGCGTCGAGCCCGAAGCTATGGAGCTTATCCGGCGTCTGAAGAACCCCGATGAGTCATCACCCTACCTTTTCCCGTTTATCAGCCGTCCGGGCAATAACGAATACCGCCAGTACCAAAATGCGTTGCGCCACTTCAATTATTGCCTTGGCAGGCTGGCACGGGATATGAGTGGGGTGGAAGGGCTGAGCAGCTACAGTGCCCGCCACAGTTGGGCTACCATTGCCAATTTCAGGAGCTATCAGCAGGAGCTCATCAGCAATGCCATGGGACATTCCTCGGTCAAGGTAACCGAAACTTACTTCAAAAAACATTCGGACAAACAAATACAAGAAATGAACAGGGGCATACTCTCGTATGTCTTTGATGGATATAATGCTTGGAATTAG
- a CDS encoding DUF5106 domain-containing protein yields the protein MRRILSCIGLFLFIVGLLHSCIAGDKQKAGKMDECTENVKGKAELRDQQFPFPEIPSVLTSPTERKTFLLTHYWDSYNFSDTALVNNRAVTEQGLVNQLSLLSASEATQEEIKGGIGNLCTGMESQEHARQVFMRLMDDYLYNPNSPYYNETLYAAYLRRMLQSTALDEARKSSLKFKLELISRNNVGKAATDFTYYLADEECRTLRTTTVQGDKLLLVFYDPECPSCHEVLKAMMADRALADAVDTGTLTVLAVYTEGNDEVWRKALTDMPRSWLIGNDRQQVKDCALYDLKAMPSLYLLDKDKTVLLKDAAYDTVRQALGLR from the coding sequence ATGAGACGTATCCTCAGCTGTATCGGTTTGTTTCTGTTTATTGTCGGTTTGCTTCATTCTTGCATTGCCGGTGATAAACAGAAAGCCGGGAAGATGGATGAATGTACAGAGAATGTCAAAGGGAAAGCTGAATTGAGAGATCAGCAATTCCCTTTTCCCGAAATCCCCTCCGTCCTCACCTCCCCCACCGAGCGCAAGACTTTCTTGCTGACGCACTACTGGGACAGCTATAACTTCTCCGACACCGCCTTGGTGAATAACCGGGCGGTGACGGAGCAAGGCTTGGTCAATCAGCTATCCCTGTTGTCGGCTTCAGAAGCCACGCAGGAGGAGATTAAGGGAGGCATCGGCAACCTCTGCACCGGCATGGAGAGTCAGGAGCATGCAAGGCAGGTGTTCATGCGGCTGATGGATGATTATCTCTATAATCCCAATTCGCCGTACTACAACGAAACGCTCTATGCTGCCTACCTGCGCCGTATGCTGCAAAGTACCGCGCTGGACGAGGCAAGGAAAAGTTCTTTGAAATTCAAGTTGGAGCTGATAAGCCGTAATAACGTGGGCAAGGCAGCTACGGACTTCACCTACTACCTGGCGGACGAAGAATGTCGCACGCTGCGGACAACCACGGTACAGGGAGACAAGCTGTTGCTGGTATTCTACGACCCCGAATGCCCCAGTTGCCACGAAGTGCTGAAAGCGATGATGGCAGACCGGGCATTGGCTGATGCTGTGGATACAGGCACCCTGACCGTACTTGCCGTCTACACCGAGGGCAATGATGAAGTGTGGAGGAAAGCCCTGACAGACATGCCCCGTAGCTGGCTAATAGGCAACGACCGGCAACAGGTGAAAGACTGTGCTTTGTATGACCTCAAGGCCATGCCCTCGCTTTACTTGCTGGATAAAGACAAAACCGTACTGCTGAAAGATGCGGCCTACGACACCGTGAGGCAGGCGCTGGGTTTGAGATAA
- a CDS encoding nucleotidyltransferase family protein, translating into MKPTLFLLAAGMGSRYGGLKQLDGLGPNGETIMDYSIYDAINAGFGKLVFVIRKDFEQDFRDKIISKYEGHIPCELVFQSIDDLPEGFTCPEGRTKPWGTNHAVMMGADVIKEPFAVINCDDFYGRDSFQVMGKFLAALPEGSKNVYSMVGFRIGNTLSESGTVSRGLCGTDANNLLTSVVERTKIQRMDGEVKYIDDNGEWTATPETTPVSMNFWGFTPDYFAYSAEFFKSFLSDPKNMENLKSEFFIPLMVDKLINNGTATCEVLDTTSKWFGVTYPEDRQSVVDKIQALVDAGEYPAKLF; encoded by the coding sequence ATGAAACCAACTTTATTCTTATTGGCAGCCGGTATGGGCAGCCGTTATGGTGGCTTGAAACAATTGGACGGATTGGGACCGAATGGCGAAACTATCATGGATTATTCTATTTACGATGCCATCAATGCCGGTTTTGGCAAGCTCGTTTTCGTAATCCGTAAAGATTTTGAACAGGACTTCCGCGACAAGATTATTTCCAAATACGAAGGCCATATTCCCTGCGAACTGGTATTCCAGTCCATAGATGACCTTCCTGAAGGCTTCACCTGCCCCGAAGGCCGTACCAAACCTTGGGGAACCAACCATGCTGTAATGATGGGTGCCGATGTAATAAAGGAACCGTTTGCTGTTATCAATTGCGACGATTTCTACGGTCGTGACTCCTTCCAGGTAATGGGCAAATTCCTTGCAGCCCTTCCCGAAGGCTCCAAAAACGTATATTCCATGGTAGGCTTCCGCATCGGCAATACGTTGAGCGAGAGCGGTACCGTATCCCGTGGTTTGTGCGGAACGGATGCAAACAACTTGTTGACTTCTGTAGTAGAGCGTACCAAGATTCAGCGTATGGACGGCGAGGTGAAGTACATCGATGATAACGGTGAATGGACTGCCACTCCCGAGACGACTCCGGTCAGCATGAACTTCTGGGGCTTTACTCCCGATTACTTTGCTTACAGTGCAGAGTTTTTCAAGAGCTTCCTGAGCGACCCGAAGAATATGGAGAATCTGAAAAGCGAATTCTTCATCCCGCTGATGGTGGATAAGCTGATTAACAATGGCACTGCTACCTGCGAAGTGCTCGATACAACCAGCAAGTGGTTCGGTGTGACTTATCCCGAAGACCGTCAGAGTGTAGTCGACAAGATTCAGGCTTTGGTGGATGCGGGCGAGTATCCTGCGAAGCTGTTCTAA
- a CDS encoding DUF3575 domain-containing protein yields the protein MKNMRKSVCIIFLMIGISLSAQNVAVKTNLLYDATTTFNLGAEIGLSPRWTLDLSANYNPFSFSDNKKWKHWMAQPEARYWFCERFNGHFMGLHLLGGQYNVGGVKLPFGIYPSVEDYRYEGYYYGAGLAYGYQWVLGKHWSFEASLGLGYVRAHYDRYDCPRCGEWKGKGDKNYLGVTKAAISLIYVIK from the coding sequence ATGAAGAATATGAGAAAAAGTGTTTGCATAATCTTTCTGATGATCGGCATCTCCCTGTCTGCCCAGAATGTGGCGGTAAAGACAAACCTGCTCTATGATGCCACGACCACCTTCAACCTGGGTGCCGAAATAGGCCTTTCCCCCCGGTGGACGTTGGATTTGTCCGCCAATTATAATCCTTTTTCATTTTCTGACAACAAGAAGTGGAAGCACTGGATGGCGCAGCCCGAGGCGCGCTACTGGTTCTGCGAACGCTTCAACGGACACTTTATGGGACTTCATCTACTGGGGGGACAATACAACGTGGGGGGCGTGAAGCTGCCTTTCGGCATCTACCCCTCGGTGGAGGACTACCGCTATGAGGGCTACTACTACGGCGCGGGCCTTGCCTACGGCTACCAGTGGGTGCTGGGCAAGCACTGGAGCTTCGAGGCAAGCCTGGGCCTGGGCTACGTGCGTGCGCACTACGACCGCTACGACTGCCCACGCTGTGGCGAATGGAAAGGCAAGGGAGACAAGAATTATCTGGGGGTGACGAAAGCCGCCATCTCCCTTATTTATGTAATCAAGTAA
- a CDS encoding FimB/Mfa2 family fimbrial subunit encodes MKQLKKLILLSLVPVLTTGCIKEDMDDCENVAICFRYKADGDKDVLRQYMDKIDLYVFDANNRLVDQRTYNQDALNPAQEAPSFKLPQGTYSVVAVGNAYGKTQVKDINSTDLSQIYIQHPNWGTASAVDGHDHNYMGSKQITVPGSNKFLRDTLDLFSSHINVDIEIHGLPAPGEATRAGIPYKLSIEKSNAQTDFNNEINEDEKGTCYPELVYDSQTGVYHTNDLTLFRMDHNDVLSPVCCTHLLRLEDADGNTLVTGSIYNYLQQHLKSIDVTKQEAYLPISIVFTPVGVTIKVPSWYVEDVTPDWQ; translated from the coding sequence ATGAAACAATTAAAGAAACTCATATTACTGTCGCTGGTTCCCGTCCTGACAACCGGTTGCATAAAAGAAGATATGGACGATTGTGAAAACGTCGCCATCTGTTTCCGTTACAAGGCCGACGGAGATAAGGATGTGCTGCGCCAATACATGGACAAGATTGACCTGTACGTTTTCGATGCCAACAACCGTCTTGTCGACCAAAGGACATACAATCAGGACGCCTTGAATCCCGCCCAAGAAGCACCCTCCTTCAAGCTACCCCAAGGCACCTACAGCGTGGTGGCAGTGGGAAACGCCTACGGCAAAACCCAGGTGAAGGACATCAACTCCACCGACCTCTCACAAATCTACATACAGCATCCCAACTGGGGCACAGCCTCCGCAGTGGACGGGCACGACCACAACTACATGGGAAGCAAGCAAATCACCGTGCCCGGCAGCAACAAGTTCCTGCGTGACACGCTCGACCTATTCAGCTCGCACATCAACGTAGACATCGAGATACACGGCCTGCCCGCCCCCGGCGAGGCAACACGCGCCGGTATTCCCTATAAGCTGAGCATCGAGAAATCGAATGCCCAGACCGACTTCAACAACGAGATTAACGAGGACGAAAAGGGTACCTGCTACCCCGAACTGGTGTACGACTCCCAGACCGGCGTCTACCACACCAACGACCTCACCCTCTTCCGCATGGACCACAACGACGTGTTGTCCCCCGTCTGCTGTACGCACCTCCTTCGCCTGGAGGACGCCGACGGCAACACCTTGGTGACTGGCAGCATCTACAACTACCTGCAACAGCACCTCAAAAGCATTGATGTGACCAAGCAGGAAGCCTACCTGCCCATCAGCATTGTGTTCACTCCGGTAGGAGTCACCATCAAGGTCCCCTCATGGTATGTGGAAGACGTAACACCCGACTGGCAATAA
- a CDS encoding fimbrial protein yields the protein MNRKLQYIYNLFIAMIVSALAVSCTDDELVKGGDKYEVVPDIPVALSLKIKVADQMEVQTRLAQSDETERTVNKLFVIAFKPSKQSDGAENADASDDEWSVDNSAFYDTEDGLGNPIEVGKPQSVEFSMTTGLRRIYVVGNPQSGVGTLSDDELKNVKTIAALKALYSKLSDNLSVERVYFLMTGQAITKEKSEIVTVYKSGDHQGAIREDYTMALNHVDARITFNIIPAVGVTFEPEAYRVINIPGGTYLFSREKQNSGDNTWDYDGAGYAPSNRLSDFTEKDGKSIFEFYICENRQNPKQKISTESLLEEGTYYALREKQEKKLITGTVEGQKYENGEYVYANAKSTYVELEGTITYKDDDGSEVYAKTTYTIHLGNTGNSNTADWLNDLELVNNYDTERNTHYTYNVKVQSVDQIIVEVEDSKEVNPGAEGNVIVAQGTVKTMDSHYGRLLLTLRKEDIQKGLSWSVTTPFQRGMKVFDTKLPYDGYGLPQTDLSLNDYKWVKFLVNKECRLANGNYVPTNVMAKYPGEQAYDGGGKNNSEAAPIAGGEYIETQFYGHVRLYDINQLLNFLHVEANNGNSDIFERRWNSETFEYEDVVTITAYVDEYIYVYDPRMIYYRQAASVGLPGSGDGIEGVNLELWKETVNGENRMLNFCVEGSKYSEDGESSVARSVYSIAQNPVYTFYNPKHADLKTAWGTEAMMETKFLPIVPDGVSDEDFNSRFSGQNPNGMENGRLNMLNLINARQTVNQLHWTDVLGVVTDVDHQLNSGYESIWYACLLRNRDLDGDDVIDADEIRWYLASVDQLTDLWIGETAIPKAKLYMNDIDASGVEIPIENGETRVHVASSSYHPGTTDKPTNKPSDPWVIWAEESASRGSASYSQTAPGEHFTGIKNFSYRCIRNLGLSLKDIDAVPEDYVTKGSSTHIIGGVTYKEKTIDINPMIDNTIRPSVGTEVLPTNTERDISGNNRPPLTLAILADEGDISYGVYPEEGSIGAERVAKYERVDRPCPIGYRAPNQRELMLMYTTYPDLMTGFTYLTNTTFSGRNTDIGQGVGSTTNRKEAFAYTSGTLQLTTGWGSGKVRCVRDATNNLGGN from the coding sequence ATGAACAGAAAATTACAATATATATATAATCTTTTTATCGCAATGATTGTTTCCGCACTGGCTGTGTCGTGTACGGATGATGAACTTGTGAAGGGTGGAGATAAATATGAGGTAGTGCCTGACATTCCTGTGGCACTTTCGCTGAAAATAAAAGTGGCAGATCAAATGGAAGTTCAAACCCGTTTGGCACAGTCTGACGAAACAGAACGCACAGTTAATAAATTGTTTGTGATAGCTTTCAAGCCGAGTAAGCAATCTGATGGAGCGGAGAATGCAGATGCTTCGGATGACGAATGGTCTGTGGACAATTCTGCATTTTATGATACTGAAGATGGTTTGGGAAATCCTATTGAAGTAGGGAAACCGCAATCTGTAGAGTTCTCTATGACTACAGGATTGAGGAGAATTTATGTGGTAGGTAATCCGCAGAGCGGGGTAGGAACCTTATCTGATGATGAATTGAAGAATGTAAAGACAATAGCAGCCCTAAAAGCACTTTATTCCAAGTTGAGTGATAATTTGAGTGTTGAGCGTGTCTATTTCTTGATGACTGGACAGGCGATAACCAAAGAAAAGAGTGAAATTGTAACAGTATATAAGTCTGGGGACCACCAGGGAGCAATAAGGGAAGATTACACAATGGCATTAAACCATGTAGATGCGCGTATAACTTTCAATATTATACCTGCTGTGGGAGTGACTTTTGAACCTGAAGCCTATAGAGTTATTAATATTCCGGGTGGTACTTATTTGTTTTCGCGCGAGAAACAAAATAGTGGAGATAATACATGGGATTATGATGGAGCGGGCTATGCTCCGAGTAATCGGCTGAGTGACTTTACTGAAAAGGATGGGAAGTCTATTTTTGAGTTTTATATTTGTGAGAATAGACAAAATCCTAAACAAAAAATAAGTACAGAGAGCCTACTTGAGGAGGGTACTTATTATGCTTTGCGTGAGAAACAGGAGAAAAAGCTAATAACCGGAACTGTAGAAGGGCAAAAATATGAAAATGGAGAATATGTATATGCCAATGCTAAATCAACGTATGTAGAATTGGAGGGTACTATTACCTATAAGGATGATGATGGGAGTGAAGTGTACGCAAAGACAACTTACACAATTCATTTAGGTAATACAGGAAATAGTAATACAGCCGACTGGTTGAATGACTTGGAACTCGTCAACAATTATGATACGGAACGTAATACTCATTATACTTATAATGTGAAAGTACAAAGTGTAGACCAAATCATTGTAGAAGTTGAGGATAGTAAGGAAGTCAATCCAGGTGCGGAAGGCAATGTCATCGTTGCGCAAGGAACTGTTAAGACGATGGATTCCCACTATGGAAGATTATTGCTGACGTTAAGAAAAGAAGATATTCAAAAAGGACTTTCCTGGTCGGTAACCACTCCTTTTCAACGAGGGATGAAGGTGTTTGATACGAAACTTCCCTATGATGGATACGGGCTTCCTCAAACAGATTTGTCTTTGAATGATTATAAGTGGGTAAAGTTTCTGGTTAATAAGGAATGTCGTTTGGCTAATGGAAACTATGTGCCGACAAATGTCATGGCAAAATATCCTGGCGAACAAGCGTATGACGGTGGTGGTAAAAATAATTCAGAAGCAGCCCCTATTGCAGGTGGGGAGTATATAGAAACACAATTTTATGGACATGTGCGGTTGTATGACATTAATCAGTTATTGAATTTTTTGCATGTGGAGGCTAACAATGGCAATAGTGATATTTTTGAGCGGAGATGGAATTCGGAAACATTTGAATACGAAGATGTTGTAACGATTACTGCTTATGTAGATGAATATATTTATGTATATGACCCACGAATGATTTATTATCGTCAGGCAGCATCAGTAGGACTTCCCGGTTCTGGTGATGGTATAGAGGGTGTTAATTTGGAATTATGGAAAGAAACAGTGAATGGAGAAAATCGTATGCTAAATTTTTGTGTAGAAGGCTCAAAATACAGTGAAGATGGAGAAAGTTCCGTAGCACGTAGTGTTTATTCCATCGCACAAAATCCGGTTTATACTTTCTACAATCCGAAACATGCTGACTTGAAAACGGCATGGGGAACAGAGGCTATGATGGAAACGAAATTCTTGCCGATAGTACCGGACGGTGTTTCCGATGAAGACTTTAATAGTCGTTTTAGTGGACAAAATCCAAATGGAATGGAGAATGGACGCCTCAATATGTTGAACCTTATTAATGCGAGACAAACAGTAAACCAATTACATTGGACGGATGTCTTAGGAGTTGTTACGGATGTAGATCATCAATTAAACTCTGGCTATGAGAGTATTTGGTATGCCTGCTTGTTGCGTAACCGTGATTTGGATGGGGATGACGTTATAGATGCAGATGAAATCCGTTGGTATCTTGCTTCTGTAGATCAATTGACAGATTTGTGGATTGGGGAAACTGCTATTCCTAAAGCGAAACTTTATATGAATGATATTGATGCTTCCGGAGTGGAAATACCAATTGAAAATGGAGAAACACGTGTACATGTGGCAAGTAGTAGTTATCATCCTGGTACAACAGATAAGCCTACAAATAAACCTAGTGATCCATGGGTTATATGGGCAGAGGAAAGTGCATCGAGAGGATCTGCGTCTTATTCACAGACAGCACCTGGTGAACACTTTACTGGTATTAAGAATTTCTCTTATCGTTGTATAAGAAATCTGGGGTTAAGTTTGAAGGATATTGATGCAGTTCCAGAGGATTATGTAACGAAAGGAAGTAGCACACATATTATTGGAGGTGTAACTTATAAGGAGAAAACTATTGATATAAATCCTATGATTGATAACACAATCAGACCGTCTGTAGGTACTGAAGTATTGCCGACAAATACGGAAAGAGATATTTCTGGTAACAATCGTCCACCTTTGACGTTGGCAATTCTTGCGGATGAGGGTGATATTAGTTATGGAGTATATCCTGAAGAGGGATCAATTGGAGCAGAACGTGTGGCAAAATATGAAAGAGTTGATCGCCCCTGTCCTATTGGATACCGTGCTCCTAATCAGCGTGAATTAATGTTGATGTACACAACCTATCCTGATTTGATGACCGGATTTACTTATTTGACAAATACAACTTTTAGCGGTAGGAATACTGATATAGGGCAAGGTGTAGGATCTACAACGAATAGAAAGGAAGCTTTCGCCTATACAAGTGGTACTCTTCAATTGACTACGGGCTGGGGAAGTGGTAAGGTGCGTTGCGTACGCGATGCTACCAATAATCTGGGAGGAAATTAA